The following proteins are co-located in the Echinicola sp. 20G genome:
- a CDS encoding DUF5722 domain-containing protein, whose product MHTYVSLIGLILTFLFQGELDLFHLDLKKTNDLVVSEIDQNTYDIETTGSDPYIFSHPLPKDLGKGHNMVSFEYFCPSGMDFFELYFYPLTEKRSPVMVRDIGSSEGWVEFTIDITEARKSWGKSGDILRIDFGGSPGLNIQIRSLKVRTQTRREKELHARKETVKKQELQYEKRLQSYLSNDFASKISSVSIEKNTVNIKGVLDKSGIEYVLAEVPVYSDATQTNELEVIQELNLDNEGIFNISMDRFIERNGFTYDRLLSKWIILKKIENCYVTASHARHPDSISSQYNYEFEPPRTIKGIGGYSADRAAPTTDLDDLDISSATINIWVNKFYKSSPAPHHIEHNYLGKTYYFDKNILAGYDRSFLEAAKRNIEVSAIILVDKASDSPDKRIGNILQHPDCDPSGIYSMPNVTSPEGVQFYAAVIDFLADRYMRPDKKYGRIHHWIVHNEVDAGWVWTNAGDKSSLVFLDLYHKSMRIINNIAKSYIPHSKVFISLTHYWNWTSNPHFYLSKELLEHLLRFSKREGDFDWGIAQHPYPESLREPKTWLDKKVSFNFDTPLITFKNIEVLNAWVQLPEALYQGKVKRLLYLSENGTNSPSYSQKDLHEQAAGLAYAMKKIKYLKGIDGFQYHNWQDHRKEGGLRIGLRKFPDDEDDPSGIKPVWHVYRAFGQSDEDEIYAPYLKTIGINSWDEVRYKEAIYEKKIDPKTSGILIKTAPPLN is encoded by the coding sequence ATGCACACTTATGTTTCCCTGATTGGGCTCATTCTTACTTTTCTCTTCCAGGGTGAACTTGACTTATTTCACCTTGATCTAAAAAAAACAAATGATTTAGTGGTCTCAGAGATTGATCAAAATACTTATGACATTGAAACCACCGGAAGTGATCCTTATATTTTCTCCCACCCATTGCCCAAAGACTTGGGCAAGGGCCATAACATGGTATCTTTTGAATATTTTTGTCCTTCGGGAATGGATTTCTTTGAGTTATATTTTTATCCGCTTACTGAAAAACGAAGTCCTGTAATGGTCAGAGACATAGGATCCTCCGAGGGTTGGGTGGAATTTACTATTGACATCACAGAGGCCAGAAAATCTTGGGGTAAATCAGGGGATATTCTTAGGATTGACTTCGGAGGTTCTCCGGGGCTCAATATCCAGATCAGATCATTAAAAGTAAGGACACAAACCCGAAGAGAAAAAGAGCTTCATGCTCGAAAAGAGACTGTAAAAAAACAAGAACTTCAATACGAAAAGAGATTACAATCCTACCTTTCAAATGATTTTGCTTCTAAAATCAGTAGCGTTAGCATTGAAAAAAACACGGTCAACATTAAAGGTGTATTAGATAAATCCGGTATAGAATATGTACTCGCAGAAGTCCCGGTATATTCCGATGCTACACAAACAAATGAATTGGAAGTCATCCAGGAGCTTAACTTGGACAATGAAGGAATATTTAATATTTCCATGGATCGATTTATCGAACGCAACGGTTTTACTTATGACCGCTTACTTTCAAAATGGATCATCCTCAAAAAAATCGAAAATTGTTACGTAACAGCTTCTCATGCAAGGCATCCGGATTCCATATCATCACAATACAATTATGAATTCGAACCTCCAAGGACCATTAAGGGAATAGGTGGATATAGTGCTGACAGGGCGGCCCCTACCACAGATTTGGACGATTTGGATATTTCCAGTGCCACCATCAATATCTGGGTGAATAAATTCTATAAATCCAGCCCCGCCCCACATCATATTGAACACAATTATTTAGGGAAAACTTATTATTTTGATAAAAACATTCTAGCAGGATATGACCGATCCTTTCTGGAAGCGGCAAAGCGAAACATTGAGGTATCTGCCATCATATTAGTGGATAAAGCCTCTGATTCTCCTGACAAAAGAATAGGCAACATCTTACAACATCCAGACTGCGATCCATCCGGTATATATAGCATGCCCAACGTGACCTCCCCAGAAGGAGTGCAGTTTTATGCAGCGGTCATAGATTTTTTGGCAGACCGGTACATGAGACCTGACAAAAAATATGGCCGGATCCACCATTGGATTGTCCACAATGAAGTAGATGCGGGCTGGGTTTGGACCAATGCAGGAGATAAATCTTCCTTAGTATTTCTGGACCTTTATCATAAGTCCATGCGGATCATTAACAATATTGCAAAAAGTTATATCCCCCACTCAAAGGTATTCATTAGCCTTACTCATTACTGGAACTGGACTTCCAACCCCCACTTTTATCTGTCCAAAGAATTGTTGGAGCATTTACTTAGGTTCTCAAAAAGGGAAGGAGATTTTGATTGGGGCATTGCCCAGCACCCTTATCCCGAATCTTTGCGTGAACCCAAAACTTGGTTGGATAAAAAGGTAAGTTTTAATTTTGATACCCCACTAATTACATTTAAAAACATAGAAGTGTTAAACGCCTGGGTTCAACTCCCAGAGGCACTTTATCAAGGTAAAGTAAAAAGGCTGTTGTACTTATCTGAGAACGGTACTAATTCCCCTAGTTATAGTCAGAAAGACCTCCACGAACAAGCCGCGGGCCTGGCCTATGCCATGAAAAAAATCAAATACCTCAAAGGTATAGATGGCTTTCAATATCATAATTGGCAAGACCATCGTAAAGAGGGAGGACTACGAATCGGTTTGAGGAAGTTTCCTGATGATGAAGATGATCCTTCAGGAATAAAGCCCGTCTGGCACGTATACCGTGCTTTTGGACAATCCGATGAAGATGAAATCTATGCTCCCTATCTAAAAACAATAGGAATAAATTCCTGGGACGAAGTTCGCTATAAAGAAGCTATTTACGAAAAGAAAATTGATCCAAAAACATCCGGCATCCTCATCAAAACCGCACCCCCCCTCAATTAG
- a CDS encoding RadC family protein, giving the protein MDSQKSNFVSNAVAEITLSYKHDSPITEKPQITSSLTASKILRANWDESKLEFIEEFKVILLNRANRVLGIVTASSGGISGTVVDLKIIFAAAMKASASGIILSHNHPSGNLKPSQQDCRLTEKMVKAGKLLELPILDHVIITREGYYSFADEGGL; this is encoded by the coding sequence ATGGATTCCCAAAAATCAAACTTTGTTTCCAATGCAGTTGCTGAAATAACCCTTAGCTACAAGCATGACTCCCCGATTACCGAAAAGCCACAGATCACATCTTCCCTCACAGCCAGCAAAATTTTAAGGGCCAACTGGGATGAGTCAAAACTGGAATTTATCGAGGAGTTTAAGGTAATCCTGCTCAATAGGGCAAACCGGGTTCTAGGTATAGTAACGGCATCATCAGGTGGTATATCCGGCACTGTGGTAGACCTGAAGATCATCTTTGCAGCAGCTATGAAAGCGTCTGCTTCTGGGATAATATTAAGTCACAACCATCCCTCTGGAAATTTGAAGCCTAGTCAGCAGGATTGCCGGTTAACGGAGAAAATGGTCAAGGCCGGCAAGCTTCTTGAATTGCCCATATTGGATCATGTGATTATTACCAGAGAAGGGTATTATTCCTTTGCGGATGAAGGAGGGCTGTAA
- a CDS encoding sulfatase, whose product MFYFKILSTLIILTLTSFCCKAYITDQPPNIVFILADDLGWADLPIYGNQFNEAPNLNKLADQGMLFTNAYAANPVCSPTRASIQTGQYPARIGINDFLPGHWRPYEKLKVPANKTQYLPLSYTTIGEGLQQAGYRTGYFGKWHLGLQEKHFPKNQGYDESVVYRGGGFSSFGEKMYPAQEFPKGTVLSEALTELSINFIEKNKERPFFLFLAHYDVHVQLDADSTLIHKYLKKPKAKNYPSNAIYAAMIEHLDRSVGSIMDKLDKEGLTENTIIVFFSDNGGLIKRFDEIPLIDKRSLHYYEKDTLKYIASSNAPLRAEKGTLFEGGIREPMIVRWPGKIMAKAKSDVLVSSIDFFPTFLTMAGAPLPKEQMVDGIDLTSIFHGNEPKEQRTLFWHYPVYHHASPASAIRMGDWKLIHFMEGDQVKLFNLKEDIGETTDLSIEKQGIRDKLFSFLQEWRKDVQAAMPILNPDYDLGKKHLWEPHPHTEDMLKGTDYFKEIIPQ is encoded by the coding sequence ATGTTTTACTTCAAAATTCTCAGCACATTAATAATTTTAACGCTTACCAGCTTCTGCTGTAAAGCATATATTACCGACCAACCACCCAATATTGTATTTATTTTAGCCGATGATCTTGGCTGGGCGGACCTTCCCATTTACGGAAACCAATTTAATGAAGCACCCAACCTTAATAAACTAGCGGATCAGGGAATGCTTTTCACCAATGCGTATGCAGCCAATCCAGTGTGTTCTCCAACGCGTGCCAGTATCCAAACGGGCCAATATCCTGCGCGAATTGGGATTAACGACTTTCTTCCCGGTCATTGGCGGCCCTATGAAAAATTAAAGGTACCTGCCAACAAAACCCAGTACCTGCCCCTAAGCTATACTACTATTGGGGAAGGGCTTCAGCAGGCAGGATATCGTACAGGTTACTTTGGTAAATGGCATTTGGGTTTACAAGAAAAGCACTTTCCCAAAAATCAAGGATATGATGAAAGTGTAGTTTACCGAGGTGGTGGATTTTCCAGTTTTGGAGAAAAGATGTATCCTGCACAGGAATTTCCCAAAGGGACAGTCCTTTCGGAAGCCCTAACTGAACTGAGCATAAACTTTATCGAAAAAAATAAGGAGCGTCCTTTTTTCCTCTTTTTGGCGCATTATGATGTACATGTGCAGTTGGATGCGGACTCCACCTTGATCCATAAATACCTCAAAAAACCCAAAGCCAAGAACTATCCTTCCAATGCCATTTATGCTGCCATGATTGAGCACCTTGATCGTAGTGTGGGAAGCATCATGGATAAACTTGACAAGGAAGGACTTACTGAAAACACCATTATTGTCTTCTTCTCTGATAATGGAGGATTGATCAAACGCTTTGATGAAATCCCTTTGATCGATAAAAGAAGCCTTCATTATTATGAAAAAGACACGCTTAAGTACATTGCCAGTTCAAATGCACCGTTAAGGGCGGAGAAAGGGACACTATTCGAGGGAGGTATCCGCGAACCTATGATCGTCAGGTGGCCAGGAAAGATCATGGCTAAGGCCAAGTCAGATGTCCTTGTCAGCAGCATTGACTTTTTCCCAACTTTCCTAACTATGGCAGGAGCTCCTTTACCTAAGGAACAAATGGTAGATGGAATTGATCTTACAAGCATTTTTCATGGCAATGAGCCGAAGGAGCAAAGAACCTTATTCTGGCACTATCCAGTATATCACCATGCTAGTCCTGCCAGTGCGATCCGTATGGGTGATTGGAAGCTTATCCATTTTATGGAGGGAGATCAAGTCAAGCTCTTTAACCTAAAAGAAGACATTGGGGAAACTACTGACCTTTCAATTGAAAAGCAGGGCATTAGAGATAAACTATTTAGTTTCCTTCAAGAATGGAGAAAGGATGTCCAAGCGGCCATGCCTATTCTCAACCCTGATTATGACCTGGGGAAAAAACATCTTTGGGAGCCCCATCCCCATACTGAAGACATGCTCAAAGGAACAGATTATTTTAAAGAAATCATCCCCCAATAA
- a CDS encoding relaxase/mobilization nuclease domain-containing protein, whose product MVVRITTGKSIKGVLHYNENKVGQGQAKLLFASGFLENNPSFQFKINRFHELSQLNRRTKTNAVHISLNFSPDDQLDRDMMEQIANEYMERIGFGNQPFLVYQHFDAGHPHLHVVTGNIDHKGKRIETHNIGRTLSETARKAIEKEYGLVVAEEQKQRKRFLLQPLEKIDYGDKETKASVNKVVDEVTSNFLFISLAQMNAVLRLFHVTAYRGEPESRMYEKKGLVFFVSDANGKRLGVPIKSSSLYGKPTLPHLEKIFARNREKIKSFKDPMKDLVSRTLDKSGSLKEFKNCLGTEGVELVIRENEQGVVYGLTYIDMINRCVFNGSQLGKTFSANAVQEYLKTKSNRISRLEKMEVPLAVNGVAKHQDQEIGDLLELLFAENTNDPIPFALRQKKKRRKLKQKMR is encoded by the coding sequence ATGGTAGTAAGAATTACCACAGGAAAGTCCATCAAGGGCGTACTCCATTACAATGAAAACAAGGTAGGGCAAGGGCAGGCAAAGCTATTGTTTGCCAGTGGTTTTTTGGAAAACAATCCTAGTTTTCAATTCAAGATCAACAGGTTCCATGAGCTTTCCCAACTCAATAGAAGGACCAAGACCAACGCAGTCCACATCTCATTGAATTTCTCCCCGGATGATCAATTGGATAGGGATATGATGGAACAGATAGCGAATGAGTATATGGAACGGATAGGGTTTGGGAACCAGCCATTTCTCGTCTACCAACATTTCGATGCAGGACATCCACACCTCCATGTGGTGACCGGCAACATCGACCACAAAGGGAAGCGGATAGAAACGCATAACATTGGAAGGACGCTTTCCGAGACTGCAAGAAAGGCCATCGAAAAAGAATATGGGCTGGTAGTGGCCGAAGAACAAAAGCAAAGAAAAAGGTTCCTCCTGCAGCCGCTGGAAAAAATTGATTATGGTGACAAGGAAACCAAGGCTTCGGTCAACAAAGTGGTCGATGAGGTAACCTCCAACTTCTTGTTTATTTCCTTGGCCCAAATGAATGCAGTGCTGAGACTTTTTCATGTTACTGCCTACAGGGGAGAGCCGGAAAGTAGGATGTATGAAAAAAAAGGATTGGTATTCTTTGTTTCCGATGCCAATGGCAAACGGCTGGGAGTGCCCATAAAGTCAAGTTCGCTCTATGGAAAGCCTACTTTGCCCCATCTGGAAAAGATATTTGCGAGAAACAGGGAGAAAATCAAATCCTTTAAAGACCCGATGAAAGACTTGGTATCAAGGACCTTGGATAAGTCAGGATCATTGAAGGAATTCAAGAATTGTTTGGGAACGGAAGGAGTGGAACTTGTCATCCGGGAAAACGAACAGGGAGTGGTTTACGGCTTGACCTATATCGATATGATCAACCGATGTGTTTTCAATGGAAGCCAATTGGGAAAAACATTTTCCGCCAATGCAGTCCAGGAATATTTGAAAACAAAGAGCAATAGAATTTCCCGGCTTGAAAAAATGGAAGTTCCCCTTGCTGTAAATGGAGTGGCAAAACACCAAGACCAGGAAATAGGGGATTTATTGGAATTATTGTTTGCCGAAAACACCAATGATCCAATACCATTTGCCTTGAGACAGAAAAAGAAAAGAAGGAAACTCAAACAGAAGATGCGATAA
- the mobC gene encoding conjugal transfer protein MobC has translation MATGENTEGLRKIIDLTRMGSVVVLSLHFYHSGYPFFKKWGIYHDIGDRLLSSLEETGLFGSLFFTKAIALGCLLISLLGAKGKKKENSNLKYLLSGFVLCLSACLFSHLGFVDGIQLPTPFLIYVVFTGIAYLAALAFGTRISRVLLVKDRKDVFNHLNETFPQEERKLLNEYSINLPARYRLKNKVRNSWINIINPFRALLVAGTPGSGKSYFVIRHVISQHLQKGFSMFIYDYKYDDLSIIAYNHLLKNLGAYKVAPKFYTINFDRLSHSHRCNPLEPETMVDITDASEAARTIMMGLNREWIKKQGDFFVESPINFLTAVIWFLKKHQRGKFCSLPHVIELMQVDYEKLFTVMRTEPEIEALINPFVSAFEKGAKDQLEGQIASAKITMARLSSPQLYYVLSKSEFTLDINNPKQPKILCVGNNPQKQQVYGAVLSLYISRITKLVNQKGKLKSSLIFDEYPTIYFNGMDNLIATARSNKVATCLGIQDYSQLKKDYGREQAEVIMNTVGNFISGQVLGDTAKQLSERFGKIMQERSSISINSNDTSISKSRQLDMAVPASTISSLSSGEFVGMVADNPDQRIHHKMFHAEIINDHKTLTEEAKGFKPIPKVRDLATSEVEENYRQVKKEVQEIIKVEMNRIYDTPSLKHLLVGKR, from the coding sequence ATGGCTACTGGGGAAAATACCGAAGGATTGAGAAAAATAATCGACCTTACACGAATGGGAAGTGTAGTGGTGCTATCCCTTCATTTTTATCATAGTGGCTACCCTTTCTTTAAAAAATGGGGGATTTATCATGATATCGGCGATAGGCTTTTATCAAGTCTGGAAGAGACCGGACTCTTTGGGTCACTTTTTTTTACCAAGGCAATCGCTTTGGGGTGCTTGCTTATATCGCTTTTGGGTGCAAAAGGGAAAAAGAAAGAAAACAGTAACCTTAAATACCTGCTGTCGGGCTTTGTTTTATGTTTATCTGCATGCCTTTTCAGCCATCTTGGATTTGTTGATGGAATCCAGCTTCCAACACCATTTTTGATATATGTTGTTTTTACCGGTATTGCTTATTTGGCCGCTTTGGCATTTGGGACACGCATAAGCAGGGTCTTGTTGGTAAAGGACCGTAAAGATGTTTTCAACCACCTGAATGAAACGTTTCCCCAGGAGGAAAGAAAGTTGCTCAATGAATATTCTATTAACCTACCTGCTCGCTACCGACTTAAGAACAAAGTCCGAAATTCTTGGATCAATATAATCAACCCATTCAGGGCATTATTGGTGGCAGGTACACCGGGATCGGGGAAAAGTTATTTTGTTATCAGGCATGTTATTTCCCAACATTTACAAAAGGGATTTAGCATGTTTATCTATGATTACAAGTATGATGACTTATCCATCATTGCCTACAATCACTTGCTGAAAAACTTGGGTGCCTATAAAGTCGCTCCAAAATTCTATACCATCAATTTTGACAGACTCAGCCACTCCCATCGGTGTAATCCGCTGGAACCGGAAACCATGGTGGACATTACCGATGCCAGTGAAGCTGCAAGAACAATAATGATGGGCCTAAACCGGGAATGGATCAAAAAGCAAGGGGATTTTTTTGTGGAATCGCCGATTAATTTTTTAACAGCTGTAATCTGGTTCCTCAAAAAACACCAGCGGGGTAAATTTTGCTCCTTGCCACATGTCATTGAATTGATGCAGGTGGATTATGAGAAGCTGTTTACCGTGATGAGAACGGAGCCTGAGATCGAAGCCCTGATCAATCCCTTTGTTTCGGCATTTGAAAAAGGAGCCAAGGACCAGCTGGAAGGACAAATAGCCAGTGCCAAAATCACCATGGCGAGGCTTTCTTCTCCCCAACTGTATTATGTGCTATCAAAAAGTGAATTTACCTTGGACATCAACAACCCCAAACAGCCCAAAATACTTTGCGTAGGCAACAATCCCCAAAAGCAACAGGTCTACGGCGCGGTGCTTTCCCTATATATTTCCAGGATTACCAAACTGGTCAACCAAAAAGGAAAACTTAAATCCAGTCTTATTTTTGATGAATATCCGACGATCTATTTTAATGGTATGGATAACCTGATTGCTACCGCGCGAAGTAACAAAGTGGCCACATGCTTGGGAATACAGGACTATAGCCAGCTGAAAAAGGATTATGGCCGTGAACAGGCGGAAGTGATCATGAACACGGTGGGTAATTTTATTTCTGGTCAGGTACTCGGGGATACGGCCAAGCAGCTTTCCGAAAGGTTCGGTAAAATAATGCAGGAAAGGTCAAGTATTTCCATCAACAGCAACGATACTTCTATCAGCAAATCAAGACAGCTGGATATGGCCGTTCCGGCTTCAACCATTTCTTCCCTCTCATCAGGGGAGTTTGTGGGAATGGTTGCCGACAACCCCGATCAAAGAATCCATCATAAAATGTTCCATGCCGAAATCATCAATGATCATAAAACCTTGACCGAAGAGGCTAAAGGATTTAAGCCAATACCCAAAGTTAGGGACTTGGCCACCTCAGAAGTGGAGGAAA
- a CDS encoding mobilization protein MobC, protein MEERKCFNTKPYWLTVRLTQKEIMKLNSLLEKSSECRNLSELVRDMLFKHHITIKTKNASQEEVKMELALIKKELHKIGININQWVRAFHTMDDPKSKRTLALKILPLYQKVGGKLEQLFTIMAQLARSKW, encoded by the coding sequence ATGGAGGAAAGAAAATGTTTTAATACCAAACCGTATTGGTTGACCGTAAGGCTAACCCAAAAGGAAATCATGAAACTCAACAGTTTACTGGAGAAATCCTCCGAGTGCAGGAACCTTAGCGAGCTGGTGAGGGACATGTTGTTCAAGCATCATATCACCATAAAAACCAAAAATGCGTCCCAGGAAGAAGTGAAAATGGAGCTTGCCCTGATAAAAAAGGAACTCCATAAAATCGGGATAAACATCAACCAATGGGTACGGGCATTCCATACAATGGATGACCCCAAAAGTAAAAGAACCCTGGCCCTAAAAATCCTTCCGTTGTACCAAAAGGTTGGAGGTAAATTGGAGCAACTGTTTACCATCATGGCTCAGTTGGCCAGAAGTAAATGGTAG
- a CDS encoding sulfatase, whose protein sequence is MKVIKTLSILLLLPYLFGCNNSQAGLTSEKAKRPNIIFILADDFGIMDTQGYAHKILGTDTAEMFYETPNLDRMMQEGVSFLQAYANQLCSPTRASLLTGKYAGRMGFTTAMPPRETYYNQDMKAPNGYYSHDVLSHSDNINIEQAVLNGTSNSAVPSGTEYDNGQDELSIAEALKDYHSAFIGKWHVGGFGAEGYQPADQGFEPLAWYDAGGSAYYNWKKAWNITTKGPFTAIPQNQLEIGNSGMETGEEYLTNDLTKQALSFIEREANKKDKPFFLYFSHFAVHSPYQGPQDIINHFDQKDTRGWNGHHNPIYASMIKSLDESVGAILNKLDELNIDDNTLVVFMSDNGGIDSKVTPRGDGTDNSPFLGGKACLTEGGIRVPLIFRWKGNIPEKKWVNIPVDCTDIFPTLLDAAGYPSQKIVTERTLDGESLFTLLSDHNNEQKTYTKTTHYWHYPFNVIYNNPKDGFPLTPHSAIRKGDYKLIYDWHGRISLYNIEQDPFEKQNLSEKKTELTNLLFAQLIGWLDNNVAPRYWPSPNPSYNPKNEVREEKYVDLLSHYRTTGTVINK, encoded by the coding sequence ATGAAAGTAATAAAAACACTAAGCATTCTGTTGTTGTTACCATATCTCTTTGGCTGCAACAATTCCCAAGCCGGTCTAACAAGCGAAAAGGCCAAAAGACCTAACATCATTTTTATTTTGGCGGATGATTTTGGGATAATGGACACCCAAGGTTATGCCCATAAAATATTGGGCACTGACACCGCAGAGATGTTCTATGAAACGCCGAATTTGGATCGTATGATGCAGGAAGGAGTTTCTTTTTTGCAGGCCTATGCCAACCAACTTTGCTCCCCTACCCGTGCCAGTTTACTGACGGGTAAATATGCTGGAAGAATGGGATTTACAACGGCTATGCCGCCAAGGGAAACCTACTACAATCAGGACATGAAAGCACCAAATGGGTACTATTCCCATGACGTTTTAAGTCATTCCGATAATATTAATATAGAACAAGCGGTTCTTAATGGAACATCCAATTCCGCAGTGCCATCAGGCACAGAATATGACAATGGTCAAGATGAATTATCCATTGCTGAAGCCCTAAAGGATTATCATTCTGCTTTTATTGGGAAATGGCACGTTGGAGGTTTCGGCGCCGAGGGATACCAACCGGCCGACCAGGGCTTTGAACCTCTTGCCTGGTATGATGCAGGAGGATCAGCTTATTACAACTGGAAAAAGGCGTGGAATATAACTACCAAAGGTCCCTTTACTGCAATTCCTCAAAATCAACTGGAAATAGGCAATTCAGGGATGGAAACTGGAGAAGAATACCTAACGAATGATTTGACAAAGCAAGCATTAAGCTTTATTGAAAGAGAAGCAAATAAAAAAGATAAACCATTTTTTCTTTACTTTTCTCATTTTGCCGTTCACAGCCCCTACCAAGGTCCTCAAGATATCATTAACCATTTTGATCAAAAAGATACCAGAGGCTGGAATGGCCACCACAATCCAATTTATGCCAGTATGATCAAAAGCTTGGACGAATCCGTTGGTGCCATCTTGAATAAGTTGGATGAACTGAACATAGACGATAATACCTTGGTGGTTTTCATGTCCGACAATGGCGGTATCGACTCCAAAGTCACCCCAAGAGGTGACGGTACAGACAACAGCCCTTTCTTGGGAGGAAAAGCATGTCTCACAGAGGGCGGGATTAGGGTGCCGTTGATTTTTAGGTGGAAAGGGAATATTCCTGAAAAAAAATGGGTAAACATCCCCGTAGATTGTACAGATATCTTTCCTACTTTATTGGACGCTGCAGGATACCCTTCACAGAAAATTGTCACAGAAAGAACATTGGACGGCGAAAGTTTATTTACTCTCCTGAGTGATCATAATAACGAGCAGAAAACCTATACCAAAACTACGCACTATTGGCATTACCCTTTCAATGTGATCTATAATAATCCCAAAGATGGTTTTCCCTTAACCCCTCATTCTGCGATTAGAAAAGGAGATTATAAGTTGATTTATGATTGGCACGGCAGGATTTCACTCTATAATATCGAGCAGGACCCTTTTGAAAAACAAAATTTGTCCGAAAAGAAGACCGAGCTTACCAACCTCCTTTTTGCACAACTAATTGGTTGGTTGGATAACAATGTAGCTCCTCGGTATTGGCCGAGCCCCAACCCATCTTATAATCCCAAAAATGAGGTGAGAGAAGAAAAATATGTGGATTTGCTTAGCCACTACCGAACTACAGGAACAGTCATTAACAAATAA